A single genomic interval of Bradyrhizobium sp. AZCC 1693 harbors:
- a CDS encoding aspartate/glutamate racemase family protein — translation MTKILIVNPNTTTSMTETIGAAARAVAAPGTEISAVTSSMGPVSIEGYYDEAFAVPGLIQALMNAPDADAGIVACFDDTGLDAARTAARFPVVGLCEAALVTAGQIAKRIAIVTTLPRSIVPLEELVRRYGFAERARVTACDVAVLDLEKPGSGAEAKLEAEIARALEKGAEAIVLGCAGMADLAQKLSRKFGAPVVDGVAAAVKQAEALAGLKLTTSRRGSYASPGVKAYTGLLQPFAPKNSG, via the coding sequence ATGACAAAAATCCTGATCGTCAATCCGAACACGACCACCTCGATGACCGAAACGATTGGCGCCGCCGCGCGCGCCGTCGCCGCGCCCGGCACCGAAATTTCCGCCGTTACGTCGTCGATGGGGCCTGTCTCGATTGAAGGGTATTACGACGAGGCCTTCGCCGTTCCCGGGCTGATCCAGGCGCTCATGAATGCGCCTGATGCCGATGCCGGCATCGTCGCCTGTTTCGACGACACCGGCCTCGACGCCGCACGCACCGCCGCGCGCTTCCCGGTGGTCGGCCTCTGCGAGGCGGCGCTGGTGACGGCTGGCCAGATCGCAAAGCGCATCGCCATCGTCACCACGCTGCCGCGCTCGATCGTGCCGCTCGAAGAACTGGTACGCCGCTATGGTTTTGCGGAGAGGGCGCGGGTCACCGCCTGCGACGTCGCGGTGCTCGATCTCGAAAAGCCCGGCTCGGGCGCGGAAGCGAAGCTGGAAGCCGAGATCGCCCGCGCGCTCGAGAAGGGCGCGGAGGCGATCGTGCTGGGTTGCGCGGGGATGGCCGATCTCGCCCAAAAACTGTCGCGAAAATTCGGCGCGCCCGTCGTCGACGGCGTGGCGGCGGCGGTAAAACAGGCCGAGGCGCTGGCCGGCCTGAAGCTCACGACATCGCGGCGAGGTTCGTACGCGTCACCTGGCGTGAAGGCTTACACCGGGTTGCTGCAGCCGTTTGCGCCGAAAAATTCAGGCTGA
- a CDS encoding SDR family oxidoreductase has translation MHVKGKVCVVTGAASGIGEAVARAYAEAGARGVVIADLKTSRDRLAKVAGDIDGLPITADVGLEEDIKALIAAAEDKYGPVDVFFSNAGLSRKGQETASDADWDVSWRVHVMSHVFAARALVPGMLARGSGYLLNTASAAGLLASLNSMPYGVTKNAAVALAEHLAIQYGDRGIRVSVLCPQSVQTGMTTPGPSAARVDGVLQPPEVARMVIEAMGEERFLILSHPQVAEYMQRKASSRDRWLTGMRRLRDRIYGAPQSA, from the coding sequence ATGCATGTCAAAGGCAAGGTCTGTGTCGTCACGGGAGCTGCGAGCGGCATCGGCGAAGCGGTGGCGCGCGCCTATGCGGAGGCCGGTGCGCGCGGTGTTGTGATCGCCGACCTCAAGACATCGCGCGACAGACTGGCGAAGGTGGCGGGCGACATCGACGGATTGCCGATCACGGCCGATGTCGGACTCGAGGAAGACATCAAGGCGCTGATCGCTGCTGCCGAAGACAAATATGGCCCGGTCGACGTATTCTTTTCCAACGCCGGCCTTTCGCGCAAGGGACAGGAGACCGCTTCCGATGCCGATTGGGACGTGAGCTGGCGCGTCCATGTCATGAGCCATGTGTTTGCAGCGCGCGCTCTCGTTCCAGGCATGCTCGCGCGCGGGTCCGGCTATCTCCTCAACACCGCTTCCGCGGCCGGCCTGCTGGCATCGCTGAACTCTATGCCTTACGGCGTGACAAAAAATGCGGCGGTGGCGCTCGCCGAACATCTCGCCATTCAATATGGCGACCGCGGCATCCGCGTGTCCGTGCTCTGCCCGCAATCGGTGCAAACAGGGATGACGACGCCCGGCCCGAGCGCCGCGCGGGTCGACGGTGTACTGCAGCCGCCGGAAGTGGCGCGCATGGTGATCGAGGCGATGGGGGAAGAACGCTTTCTCATCCTGTCGCACCCGCAGGTCGCCGAATACATGCAGCGCAAGGCTTCCAGCCGCGACCGCTGGCTCACCGGCATGCGCCGGCTGCGCGACAGGATCTACGGCGCGCCGCAATCAGCCTGA